A window from Salmo trutta chromosome 29, fSalTru1.1, whole genome shotgun sequence encodes these proteins:
- the LOC115167589 gene encoding LARGE xylosyl- and glucuronyltransferase 2, with product MHLPFRGRLKLLVASLTAVILLTWLYLLAGNLENGRSLLLSPCLSETPEARVLERAVLESRVREMEEENRQIRLQLNQLQGTAGQPADGGNYGNAAWGASADTGPEDVENTAEERANHTECPRSPTVLKCELIHVACVCAGHNASRDVVTLVKSILFHRRNPLHFHFITDAVANQILSSLFQSWMVPSVQVSFYDADELKSEVSWIPNKHYSGIYGLMKLTLTKALPSDLTKVIVLDTDITFATDIAELWAIFRKFTDKQVIGLVENQSDWYLGNLWKNHKPWPALGRGFNTGVILLYLERLRRIGWEQMWRLTAERELMSMLSTSLADQDIFNAFIKQNPVLVHQLPCFWNVQLSDHTRSEQCYTEVSDLKVIHWNSPKKLRVKNKHVEFFRNLYLTFLEYDGNLLRRELFGCPSQATSESVRLQGALEELDEDDQCYDFRRERITVHRVHLYFLQYEYTPAGDDTDVTLVAQLSMDRLQMLEAICKHWEGPISLSLYMSDAEAQQFLRYAQASEVLKNRKNVGYHIVYKEGQFYPVNLVRNVALRNANTPYVFLADVDFLPMYGLYDYLRKSVVQLDMANTKKALVVPAFETLRYRLSFPKSKAELLSMLDMGTLYTFRYHVWTKGHAPTNYAKWRTATTPYKVEWEADFEPYVVVKRDCPEYDQRFVGFGWNKVSHIMELDAQEYDLMVLPNAFMIHMPHAPSFDISKFRSSPGYRYCLQTLKEEFHQDLSRKYGAAALKYLTAQRNI from the exons ATGCACCTGCCATTTCGAGGTCGTCTGAAGCTGCTAGTGGCATCTCTGACTGCCGTCATCCTGCTCACCTGGCTCTACCTGCTGGCTGGGAACCTGGAGA ATGGGcgttctctcctcctgtccccttGTCTGTCAGAGACCCCCGAGGCACGGGTTCTAGAGCGGGCAGTTCTAGAGTCGCGGGTGCgcgagatggaggaggagaacaggCAGATCCGCTTGCAGCTCAACCAATTGCAGGGCACGGCTGGCCAGCCCGCCGACGGCGGTAACTACGGCAATGCGGCATGGGGGGCATCCGCTGACACTGGGCCCGAGGATGTGGAGAACACGGCAGAGGAGAGAGCCAATCACACCGAGTGTCCCCGTTCGCCCACCGTACTGAAGTGTGAG CTGATCCATGTAGCGTGCGTGTGTGCCGGTCACAACGCCAGCAGAGATGTGGTCACCCTGGTCAAGTCCATCCTGTTCCACAG gagAAACCCTCTCCATTTCCACTTCATCACAGACGCAGTAGCCAATCAGATCCTGAGTTCTCTGTTCCAGTCCTGGATGGTTCCGTCTGTACAAGTTAGCTTCTACGACGCAGACGAACTCAAg tcGGAGGTGTCATGGATACCTAACAAGCACTACTCCGGTATCTACGGCCTGATGAAGCTGACCCTAACCAAAGCGCTGCCCTCTGACCTCACAAAGGTCATCGTCCTGGATACGGACATCACCTTCGCCACCGACATCGCTGAGCTCTGGGCCATCTTCAGGAAGTTCACTG ACAAGCAGGTGATAGGTCTGGTGGAGAACCAGAGTGACTGGTACCTGGGTAACCTGTGGAAGAACCACAAACCCTGGCCCGCCCTGGGACGAGGCTTCAACACTGGGGTCATCCTGCTCTATCTGGAGAGGCTGCGACGGATTGGCTGGGAGCAGATGTGGAGGCTGACCGCCGAGAGAGAGCTAATGAGCATGCTCAGTACCTCGCTGGCGGACCAG GACATCTTTAATGCTTTCATTAAGCAGAACCCAGTCCTAGTGCATCAGCTGCCCTGCTTCTGGAACGTTCAGCTGTCTGACCACACACGCTCCGAACAGTGCTACACAGAGGTGTCTGACCTCAAG GTGATCCATTGGAACTCTCCTAAGAAACTTCGTGTGAAGAACAAGCATGTGGAGTTCTTCAGGAACCTCTACCTTACCTTCCTTGAGTACGATGGGAACCTACTGAGACGAGAGCTGTTTGGCTGCCCCAGCCAGGCCACCTCAGAGAGCGTTCGG TTACAAGGAGCTCTGGAGGAGCTGGATGAAGACGACCAGTGTTATGACTTCCGGCGGGAGCGAATCACAGTGCACCGCGTGCACCTCTACTTTCTGCAGTACGAGTACACGCCCGCCGGGGACGACACAGACGTCACGCTGGTCGCACAGCTCTCTATGGACAG GTTACAGATGCTGGAGGCCATATGTAAGCACTGGGAAGGACCTATCAGCCTGTCCCTGTACATGTCAGACGCTGAGGCCCAACAGTTTCTGCGTTACGCCCAGGCCTCCGAGGTGCTGAAGAACCGTAAGAACGTGGGCTACCATATCGTTTACAAGGAGGGCCAGTTCTACCCCGTCAACCTGGTGAGAAATGTGGCCCTGAGGAACGCCAACACACCCTATGTGTTCCTGGCAGACGTGGACTTCCTGCCCATGTACGGCCTCTATGATTACCTCAG AAAGTCAGTGGTCCAGTTAGACATGGCCAACACTAAGAAGGCTCTGGTTGTACCGGCCTTTGAGACGCTGCGCTACCGCCTCTCCTTTCCCAAATCCAAAGCTGAGCTGCTCTCCATGCTGGACATGGGGACCCTCTACACCTTCAG GTATCACGTCTGGACCAAGGGCCATGCTCCTACCAACTATGCCAAGTGGCGGACAGCCACCACGCCCTATAAGGTGGAGTGGGAGGCGGACTTTGAGCCCTATGTGGTGGTGAAGCGGGACTGTCCTGAGTACGACCAGCGCTTCGTGGGATTTGGCTGGAACAAGGTCTCCCATATCATGGAGCTAGATGCGCAG GAGTACGACCTGATGGTTCTGCCCAACGCGTTCATGATCCACATGCCACACGCACCCAGCTTCGACATCTCCAAGTTCCGCTCCAGCCCAGGTTACCGATACTGCCTGCAGACCCTAAAAGAAGAGTTCCACCAAGACCTGTCCCGGAAGTACGGCGCAGCCGCCCTCAAGTACCTTACTGCTCAGAGGAACATCTAA